ACGTACTGAAAGACAAACATCCTGAAGACTTGCACCAAATGCGTGTGGGGATGCGTCGCCTCCGCAGTGCGATAACTGGATTTGCACCAACGATCGACTTACCCAAATCAGCACAAGAAAAAAAAATTGGTAGTATTGCTCGCACTCTAGGTGAATTACGCGACTTAGATGTCTTGCGCGAAGCATTAGAAAAGAAATATCAACCAACTTTGCCTGGAAAAGAAAAAAAATCTCTTGATAAAGTCCTCACTCAGCTAGATAAAAAACGTACTCAAGCGTTTGCTCAAGTTAAAACAACTTTAGAAGGCGACACCTACCAGTCACTCAAGCAGTCTTTAACAAAATGGCTCAAGCAACCTACTTATAATAGAATTGCTCAAATGCCAATTCAAGAAGTCTTGCCAGATTTGTTGTCACCACAAGTCAGTCAATTACTATTACATCCTGGCTGGTTAGTTGGTACTGAAGTGAAAGACGGTGAGATTCATATTTTAGAAGACCTCTCGCCTGCTATGGTAGAACAGCAATTAGCAGATGATGGTCATCTTCTCCACAGTTTACGCAAAGAAGCAAAGCGTACCCGTTACCAAATGGAAGTTTTCAATGACTTTTATGGCGAGACTTACAATACTTATCTCGAAGAAGTCAAGCGGATTCAAAGTATTTTAGGTCAAATTCAAGACAGCTTTATTCTGTCTGAGTTTATGACAGACTCTTTGCGTTCAGAAATGAAGAATCATCTCCCCAATTTAGCAAACCAACTCACAGGCGCAAACTACCAATCATGGCAAGAGTGGCAAAGTATCCATCAGCGGTACTTGAATCCTGAAACAAGAACTAACTTTCGGGCAATGATTTTGCAACCGAATGCAGGAATATAGCAGAGGTCAGGGATCAGAGGTCAGAATTAAAAGCTCGTTAAATCAACGATTCTGAGCTTCCATCATCTGCTAACTATACTGACCTATAACTCATTAACGTAAAGTGGCGCAGGCATTCTCACCTGCGCCACAGTTTAATTTAAGCAAGCAGCTAAGAGCTAATAGCTAATGGCTAACCGCTTTACTAAACCTTAGCTTCTTCTTTCACAAGCTTTTCCCAACCCAAATCTTTAAGATTATTGTTACGACGTAATGGACGAGTTACTAACTCTAGAATGTCACGCGCATTAGTAAAGCCGTGAATTTGAGCAAAAGTAAACTCAACAGACCACTTAGTATTAATTCCCCGTGCTTCTAAAGGATTGGCGTGCGCCATACCAGTGATCACTAAATCTGGCTGGAGGTCTTTAATTCTTTGAATTTGGTTGTAGTTATCCGGCTTCTCCACAATTTTAGGCAACGATACGCCCATTTCGTGGCAAGTTTTTTCTAGCAAAGCCAATTCCGCAGCTTGGTAGCGTTTATCCATGTAAGGGATACCAATTTCTGGCACTGTCATACCACAGCGAATTAAGAAACGCGCTAGCGAAATTTCTAGTAAATTATCGCCCATAAAGAACACTGACTTGCCGCGAATTAGCTGAAGATAATCTTCCAAGCTTGCCCAAATTTGAGCTTCGCGTTCTTCTAATCCTTGAGGAGTCACACCAAATACTGAGCAAATTTTCTCAACCCAAGCACGACTTCCATCAGGACCAATTGGGAAAGGCGCACCAATCAGTTTACACTTGCGTCGCCGCATGAGTGTTGTTGCTGTACGACTGAGAAAGGGATTCACGCCAGCAACATAGTAACCTTCTTCTAAAACAGGTAGTTCAGTGTAACGCTTTGCCGGTAGCCAGCCAGAAACTTTAATTCCCTGTTTTTTCAGTTCTAACGTTAACTGTGTAACCACAGGATCAGGAAGCGAACCGAACAATACAAGTGGTGGATGATCGACGTACTCAGATTCTTCTTGGGCAACTTCTTCTTTTTTCTTGCCGAAGTGTAATAGTTTTTGAATCGCGTTACGGTCATTCTTTTCAGCTTCGGGTGCTTTGTCAGGACACCGCACCGCCATTGCAGCTAGTACTGTATCTTCTCCTTGAGTAAAGGCGTAGTCTAAACCATTCGCCCGCGCTACTACAATGGGAATTCCAATTTCAGACTCAAGTTTGGGGGCTAAGCCTTCCAAATCCATTTTGATAATTTCGGTGGTGCAAGTGCCAATCCACACAATCACACTTGGGTTGCGATCGCGCTTAATCTGCTCGCACAATCGCTTTAATTCGTCATAGTCATTCAACTGCGCTGAAACATCACCTTCTTCTAACTCAGCCATTGCATAACGGGGTTCTGCAAAAATCATTACCCCCATAGCATTTTGCAAAAAGTAGCCGCAAGTTTTTGTGCCAATGACCAAAAAGAAACTATCTTCAATCTTCTGATACAACCATGCAACACAGCTAATCGGACAAAAAGTATGATAATTTCCGGTTTCGCACTCAAAATTTAATGCTTCAGTTTGAGCAACGCTCATAAACTCTCCCCTTTTTTTCTTATATCGGCACACAAAAACAATCAGCTATTAGCCGTTAGCTATTAGCCATCAACTAGTAGCAGTATGAAATTATTAAAAGTTAGGAAATAAACGCGAAATTACATCACCATTACTACCCCGACTGCCTTCAGGCTCGAATTCTTCTTGGCTAGGTTCATAATGAGGGTCAGCGATCGCTTCTTCGTAAGGCATCTCACTCAGCTGTGTCAGCGTTTGAATGACAGTAACAGACTCTGTTATGCCTTCATCTTGAGGTGGTAGCATTTGTGCAATTTCTGCATCCGACAAAGGTACTTCTTGTTGAATTTGTTCTGCTTCTGGCTGTTCGGTAGCTTGTATCGGGCTATTTTCTAGTGCTATGTTGGGGTCAAAATTTAACTCTAGTACCTCAATTAAGCTATCCACGTCAGGATTCAGTTTAGAAAACGGTAGCATCAATTGTGCTACTTGTGGTTCAAGCGCATTGACAACACCCAGGATGAGGTATGATGCTGGTCTTTTGCCACCATCTGGAGTTGCTACAGACGCTGCATCCGTATACAAGTTAAGCCAAGAACGATTTGCTTGAAAGAAACGCAACCACTTTTGTCTTAGAGAAATTTTCAAATCTTCAAAAAAAGCCATGATCTCCTTACCCCATCCTGAGCACTAGCTTGATAATAGCGACTGGAGAGTCACAATTAGCTGCTTACGATACCACTTAGTAGGAGTTACTAAGTAAAAATCAACATATCTTAAAGACTGGGAATTATTAGCCATTGCAAGCATAATAACTCCTATTACTTATTTTCTCCTTGCTAAAAGCTAACAGCTAACTGCTATCAGCTTTTTAGACCATCATTAAATCTAATTCTTCTTCTTGACTCACCACTTGTGGTTTAGTGGGATTGAGATAGAAATCAGACAGTAACGAAAATAACTCGCGATCTGGAGCATCATTGGGCACAACACCTTCTGGACGTGCCAAAATTTGATCTGCAACATTTAAGTAGTAGTCGCAGACATACTCCAACGATGGATCGCTTTCTGCCATTTCAAATAAAGTTTTGCCTTTAACACGAGACACTCGAATATCTTCAATTAAAGGTAGAACTTCCAAGACTGGCATTGGCACTGATTCGATATATTTATCAATTAAATCCCGCTTTGCTGTCCGGTTGCCAATCAAACCAGCTAGACGCAATGGGTGAGTACGAGCTTTTTCTCGAACCGAAGCTGCAATTCTATTCGCGGCAAATAAGGCGTCAAAACCGTTATCAGTGACAATCATACAGTAATCTGCATAGTTGAGCGGTGCTGCAAATCCACCACATACCACGTCACCTAAAACGTCGAATAAAATCACGTCGTACTCATCAAAGGCATTGAGTTCTTTGAGTAACTTGACTGTCTCACCAACAACGTAGCCACCACAACCTGCACCGGCTGGAGGACCTCCTGCTTCAACACAGTCTACTCCACCGTAGCCTTTGTAAATGACATCTTCAGGCCACACATCTTCGTAGTGGTAGTCTTTTTCCTGAAGTGTATCGATAATTGTGGGAATCAAGAACCCAGTTAGTGTAAAAGTACTGTCATGCTTTGGATCGCAACCAATTTGCAAGACTTTTTTGCCGCGTTTAGCTAGTGCGACCGATATATTACAGCTTGTTGTGGATTTACCGATGCCACCTTTTCCGTAGACTGCAAGTTTCACGTTGAGTTGGCTCCTATCTTTGTATGAATGCTTTTGACTAGAGAAGGAATTTTTAACTAGCTTGTTTGATCGCATTATTGTCCAACTTATATGGAAATGAAAGAGGTCTTAAGGATAAATACAGGTTTAAATTAAAGTATTTAGCCGCTTAATCTTTAATTTGTAATTAAAAAATCTAAATAATCGACTAAGTTTAAAAATAAATCCTTCAAAAAGAACTTATGTACACTTTTTTATAAAAAGAGTAACAAAATAAAAATTAAGTATTTATTCTCAAAAATTGTTTTTTCTGGACACAACTGAGAAAGGCGAGTGTCAGTGAATAGATATAAGAGGCAAAAACCAACCGTGTAACCAATAGCTTGCGGCTTTACAGGTTCACAAAGCGCGAAGCAAAATATATGCGAATAGCGTTTCTTTATTGAAAAAAGTTTGAGGAAATGTCAACAAAACACGATCGCGCACGAGTTAAGTTAAAAATAATAAACTTTTGCCCAACAGCCACTAAAGATGTCATTGTTGTTAGGTGCTAATGTCTGATCTCATCATCCTTCTAAGCAGTGTAGTAATAGCCTTAACTAACGCCTGAGGTTCGATTGGTTTAGTAAGATGCTGTTGAAATCCAGCCTGCAAAGCTTGTTGCTGGTTGAAATCACCAGCGTAGGCAGTCAGGGCGATCGCCAGAATTTCTCCTCCCTGTTCCGGCGGTAATGCTTTCACCTGTCGCATTAGCATGTAGCCATCCATATCCGGCATCCCAATATCGCTCAGCAGCACATCTAGCCGAGATTGATCGAGTATCGCCAAGGCTTCGCTTGCGGTTGTTGCAGTGACTACGCTAGCGCCAGCCTGCTCTAGGACAAAGGTAATGAATTCTAGCGAATCGGGTTCATCGTCTACGACTAGAACTTGAACCCCACTCAAATCGAGTAATAGTTCTAATGAATGAGAGTTCAATTTTGGTGTTGACTGCATCATCATGAGCGGCAGTTTTACCGTAAAGATCGCTCCCCTGCCTTCACCCTCACTGTTTGCCTCAACCGTGCCCCCATGCAGTTCCACGAGATGACGTACGATCGCCAGTCCTAACCCTAACCCGCCAAACTGGCGCGTCGTTGAACCGTCTGCTTGTCGGAAATAGTCAAACACATACGGCAGGAAGTCAGGATGAATGCCCTTACCCGTATCGCCAATGGTAAGACACGCCTCATCGCCTACCTGTTGTAATTGCACGCTAATATGCCCACCGGTGGGAGTAAATTTGACCGCATTAGAAAGCAGATTCCATACTACTTGCTGCAAGCGAGTTGCGTCACCTGAAACCTGTCCAACTTCAGGATCAAGGTTTGTTTCTACCGTAATCGACTTGGCTTCTGCGGCGAGTCGCACCGTTTCGATCGCTGCTTGAATTGTAGCTGCGAGATTAACAGGACTCACATGCAGGCTAAGTTTCCCTTGCAGAATTCGAGAGACATCCAGCAAGTCTTCAATCAGTTCGGATTGTAATTTCGCGTTCCGTTCAATTGTGGCTACAGCTTGTGCGGTTTTAGCTGTGTTCAGATTGCCAGTTTTCAGGAGCTTTGACCAGCCCAGAATCGGGTTGAGGGGCGATCGCAACTCATGGGACAGGACGGCTAAAAATTCGTCTTTGATGCGGTTGGCTTGCTCGGCTTGTTCGCGTGCCACTTGTTCTCGTTGCAGCAGTTGCTCTCGTTCGGCTTCGGCTTGCTTGCGATCGCTAATCTCAGCCACAAAAACGGTCAGTCCATTGGGCGAAGGATAAACTCGATGGTCGTACCAACGATTCCAGGGGGCGTATAGATTCTCAAACTGGAGCGGTGTTTGCTCGCGCATCGCTCGATGAAAATGCTCATAAACATCAGTGTCAACCGCAGCGGGAAACAAATCCCAGATATTGCGTCTCAGAATTTCTGCTCGTGGCATTGCAATGATTTCGCAGTGGCGATCGTTGACATAGGTAAACCGCCAATCGCGATCGAGGACATAAAACCCATCCCTAATGCTTGACAAAATGGTTTCAAGTTGCTGTTTTGCCGTTTCTGCTTCCAGTCGTAACACCTGTTCCTGTTGAGTTGCTTCCCGCCGCAATTGCGCTAGCTTCAAGGTTGCCTCCACTCGTGCCAACAATTCACGCGCAGAAAAGGGCTTGATCAGATAATCGTCGGCTCCTGCTGCCAGTCCTTCAATACGAGCCTCTTCCCCAGCACGAGCAGAAAGCATAATAATCGGAACTTCCCTCGTTTGCGGCTCGGATCGGATCGCTTGCAGCAAACCAAATCCATCGAGGTTAGGCATCATCACATCTGTTAAGATCAAATCTGGAACCTGCTGACGAACCGCAGACAGCGCCACAAGACCATCTGACACGGCTTCTACCTCGTACTGCTGACTTAACAACCGCTTGAGGTAGTCGCGCATATCTGCGTTGTCGTCTGCCACAACAATCCGAGCAGAAGAAGAGGACAAGGGAACAAGGGGGCGAGACAAGGAGAATTCCTCAGTAATACTCCACTTGTCTTCCTCTCTCGTTGTCTCCCCCTCATTTTCTTCCGGTAGCCAACGCAGAGCTTCTTCCAAGTAAGGATGCGCGACCAATGCAGTTGAAGCTAAAGTGCAACTCGCCCCGATTCGATCTTGGGGTAAATGAGCCGTTCCCGTGGGAATCGAAATGGTGAAACAAGTGCCAGTTCCCTCTACGCTGGTTACGTCGATCGCACCTTGATGCAGCTTGACCAATTCCTGCACCAGCGATAGCCCAATCCCCGATCCTTCAATGCTGCGCCCCTGTGCCCCTTTTACCCGATGGAACCGCTCAAACAAGTACGGCAGTTCTGTGGCTGGAATGCCAATTCCCGTGTCGCGCACCGCTAACTCAACATAGTTTTGAATTTCTCGTAAAGAGTTTTGAGTTGAATCTTCTAATTCAAAACTTTCTTTTTTGCATTTCATTTTTAGGGAAATTTCAATTTCCCCGCTAAAGGTGAACTTGAAGGCATTGGATAGTAAGTTGAGAACGATCTTCTCCCACATTTCGCGATCAACATACACCGCCTCTGGCAGGGGTGGACAATCTACAACTAGCCGGAGGTTTGCCCGTTCGATGCAAGCGCGAAACACCGATGCGAGTTCGGCGGTAAAGGCAGCTAAATCAATGGGTTCATAAACTGCCTGCACTCGTCCAGCTTCAATGCGGGAAAAGTCCAGCAGAGTATTGACCAGCTTTAACAACCGTAACGCATTGCGTTGCACTAATTGTAATTGTTCGCGTTCTTGGACTGGAATCGTTTCACCCAGATTGGCGATCGCATCTTCTAAGGGAGCCAGCATCAGCGTGAGCGGAGTCCGAAATTCATGGCTGACATTGCTAAAGAACAGCGTTTTAGCGCGATCAAGTTCGGCAAGTTGTTCAGCCCGCCGCCGCTCTTCTTCGTAGGAGCGGGCATTCGTAATCGCCATAGCAATCTGTGCGGTAACTTGACTGAAGAAGTCACAGTAGTGATCGTCGAGTTTACGGCGCGGGCTAGCGACAGCAACCAGCACTCCGGTCACTCTGCTTTGCCCAGTGGCGGCGATTGGCAGTACCATCGCCTCTTGGGGTGGCTCGGAGCAAGGACTGCCAGGAAGTTCTCCGAAGCGTGACACGAGGTCATCAATTACTTGCGGTTGCGCGGTACGAACAGCGCGGGCGATCGCCCAACTATCATTACCATTCTCCTCAGTAAGATCCACAATCTCAGGACTCACCGAGCTATCTAAAGCAAACTCGGTGCTGCCATAGAGACGGGCATATCTGCCATCTGAGTCAATCAGGTAGAGGAGCGCCATCGGGATATCAGCAGGATCGGATCTGAGAGTTTCTACCATCAAGGCGCACACATCTTCGGCAGTCTTTGCCGTTCCCGTTCTAGATGCAACTTCGCGCAGCAGTCGAGTGCGGCGATCGTTCAAAACACGGTAGGTGGTTTCAGTAACGATGTTAAAAACTCCATCAACGATACCTCCCTGTCCTTGAATGGGATTGAATGTGTACTCAAAGAAGCACTCTTCGGTGTATCCAAATCGATGCATCGCCAAAAGTTCGTCGTTATGAAAGGTGCCCTCACCCGTCGCTAAAACCCCCGCAAGTTCTGGTCCAATGTCGCCCCAAATCTCAGACCAAACCTCGCGGGCGGGGCGTCCCAATGACCAGGGGTGCTTATCACCAACGATCGGACGCCAAGCGTCGTTGTAGAGCAGCAAGCAGTCTTGTCCCCAGTAAATGGCGATCGGGAAGCGTGAGTTGAGGCAAATACTCAGCGCCGATCGTAAGCTTTGAGTCCAGCTTTCAATTGACCCCAGTGGCGTTTGCGACCAGTCGAGCGATCGCATCCGCATTGCCATCTCACTATTGCCTGTAAAAAGCTGTTCAGCCGCTTGACAATCCTGGTTCATGTTCCTGTTCCTTCACCTTGCCCGCATAACTGCACGATTGCTTTCACTAACACCTGTGGCTTTACAGGTTTCGTCATGTGAGACTGAAACCAAGACGCGATTGCTACCACTTGCTGTAAGCAGGCAACATCACCGAAAACTTGGAATTTTGGATTTTGGATTTTAGATTTTAGATGACTGAGTTGCTCGTCAGCGTCTGTAGATTTTGGGCTGCCATCAACATCGTCCAATCCAAAATCTAAAATCGTAAATTGTAAATCGATAAGCTTGGCTTCTGCTGCTAAACGTACAGTTTCGAGCGCCGCGGCGCTCGCAAACGTTAATTCGACCACTTGGGTTTGTCCCGATTCCATAATGTAGGGGACGAAAATGGGCGTGGGCGCTGATTTGTTAATTGCGTTCAAAATCGCATTGTTTTGCCGCAGTTCTGCTTCAACTTGCTTGCGTTCGGTAATGTCGCTACTTTGTAACCAGTCGTGACACATGAGTGCCGCCATCTCGCGATCGCCAAAAATATCTTCAGGAGCAGTTGCTTTCATGTCAGCAGGCATAGATACCTTTTACTTGGGAAAGTATTTAGCGAGTAGGTCTGTGCCGCGATCGCCCAATGAGTGCAGGAGAGTTTCAATTTGTTTCATTGCCAGCGGTAAAGGCTTTGTCCGTCCGTTCTCCCATCGATTAACGCTATGGAACGAAACTCCTATCTTCTCAGCAAACTTGAGCTGCGAGAGTTCAAGGCGCTGCTGAAATATACTATATGGACTAGCTCTTATAGCCTCTATCAAAAGAAGTAGAAATAG
The DNA window shown above is from Gloeocapsopsis sp. IPPAS B-1203 and carries:
- a CDS encoding helix-turn-helix transcriptional regulator yields the protein MIEAIRASPYSIFQQRLELSQLKFAEKIGVSFHSVNRWENGRTKPLPLAMKQIETLLHSLGDRGTDLLAKYFPK
- a CDS encoding CHAD domain-containing protein: MITSTNKAHTLGDWASLAIQKHFEKFLKHEANVLKDKHPEDLHQMRVGMRRLRSAITGFAPTIDLPKSAQEKKIGSIARTLGELRDLDVLREALEKKYQPTLPGKEKKSLDKVLTQLDKKRTQAFAQVKTTLEGDTYQSLKQSLTKWLKQPTYNRIAQMPIQEVLPDLLSPQVSQLLLHPGWLVGTEVKDGEIHILEDLSPAMVEQQLADDGHLLHSLRKEAKRTRYQMEVFNDFYGETYNTYLEEVKRIQSILGQIQDSFILSEFMTDSLRSEMKNHLPNLANQLTGANYQSWQEWQSIHQRYLNPETRTNFRAMILQPNAGI
- the bchL gene encoding ferredoxin:protochlorophyllide reductase (ATP-dependent) iron-sulfur ATP-binding protein; this encodes MKLAVYGKGGIGKSTTSCNISVALAKRGKKVLQIGCDPKHDSTFTLTGFLIPTIIDTLQEKDYHYEDVWPEDVIYKGYGGVDCVEAGGPPAGAGCGGYVVGETVKLLKELNAFDEYDVILFDVLGDVVCGGFAAPLNYADYCMIVTDNGFDALFAANRIAASVREKARTHPLRLAGLIGNRTAKRDLIDKYIESVPMPVLEVLPLIEDIRVSRVKGKTLFEMAESDPSLEYVCDYYLNVADQILARPEGVVPNDAPDRELFSLLSDFYLNPTKPQVVSQEEELDLMMV
- a CDS encoding ATP-binding protein yields the protein MNQDCQAAEQLFTGNSEMAMRMRSLDWSQTPLGSIESWTQSLRSALSICLNSRFPIAIYWGQDCLLLYNDAWRPIVGDKHPWSLGRPAREVWSEIWGDIGPELAGVLATGEGTFHNDELLAMHRFGYTEECFFEYTFNPIQGQGGIVDGVFNIVTETTYRVLNDRRTRLLREVASRTGTAKTAEDVCALMVETLRSDPADIPMALLYLIDSDGRYARLYGSTEFALDSSVSPEIVDLTEENGNDSWAIARAVRTAQPQVIDDLVSRFGELPGSPCSEPPQEAMVLPIAATGQSRVTGVLVAVASPRRKLDDHYCDFFSQVTAQIAMAITNARSYEEERRRAEQLAELDRAKTLFFSNVSHEFRTPLTLMLAPLEDAIANLGETIPVQEREQLQLVQRNALRLLKLVNTLLDFSRIEAGRVQAVYEPIDLAAFTAELASVFRACIERANLRLVVDCPPLPEAVYVDREMWEKIVLNLLSNAFKFTFSGEIEISLKMKCKKESFELEDSTQNSLREIQNYVELAVRDTGIGIPATELPYLFERFHRVKGAQGRSIEGSGIGLSLVQELVKLHQGAIDVTSVEGTGTCFTISIPTGTAHLPQDRIGASCTLASTALVAHPYLEEALRWLPEENEGETTREEDKWSITEEFSLSRPLVPLSSSSARIVVADDNADMRDYLKRLLSQQYEVEAVSDGLVALSAVRQQVPDLILTDVMMPNLDGFGLLQAIRSEPQTREVPIIMLSARAGEEARIEGLAAGADDYLIKPFSARELLARVEATLKLAQLRREATQQEQVLRLEAETAKQQLETILSSIRDGFYVLDRDWRFTYVNDRHCEIIAMPRAEILRRNIWDLFPAAVDTDVYEHFHRAMREQTPLQFENLYAPWNRWYDHRVYPSPNGLTVFVAEISDRKQAEAEREQLLQREQVAREQAEQANRIKDEFLAVLSHELRSPLNPILGWSKLLKTGNLNTAKTAQAVATIERNAKLQSELIEDLLDVSRILQGKLSLHVSPVNLAATIQAAIETVRLAAEAKSITVETNLDPEVGQVSGDATRLQQVVWNLLSNAVKFTPTGGHISVQLQQVGDEACLTIGDTGKGIHPDFLPYVFDYFRQADGSTTRQFGGLGLGLAIVRHLVELHGGTVEANSEGEGRGAIFTVKLPLMMMQSTPKLNSHSLELLLDLSGVQVLVVDDEPDSLEFITFVLEQAGASVVTATTASEALAILDQSRLDVLLSDIGMPDMDGYMLMRQVKALPPEQGGEILAIALTAYAGDFNQQQALQAGFQQHLTKPIEPQALVKAITTLLRRMMRSDIST
- a CDS encoding DUF5331 domain-containing protein codes for the protein MAFFEDLKISLRQKWLRFFQANRSWLNLYTDAASVATPDGGKRPASYLILGVVNALEPQVAQLMLPFSKLNPDVDSLIEVLELNFDPNIALENSPIQATEQPEAEQIQQEVPLSDAEIAQMLPPQDEGITESVTVIQTLTQLSEMPYEEAIADPHYEPSQEEFEPEGSRGSNGDVISRLFPNF
- a CDS encoding ferredoxin:protochlorophyllide reductase (ATP-dependent) subunit N; translated protein: MSVAQTEALNFECETGNYHTFCPISCVAWLYQKIEDSFFLVIGTKTCGYFLQNAMGVMIFAEPRYAMAELEEGDVSAQLNDYDELKRLCEQIKRDRNPSVIVWIGTCTTEIIKMDLEGLAPKLESEIGIPIVVARANGLDYAFTQGEDTVLAAMAVRCPDKAPEAEKNDRNAIQKLLHFGKKKEEVAQEESEYVDHPPLVLFGSLPDPVVTQLTLELKKQGIKVSGWLPAKRYTELPVLEEGYYVAGVNPFLSRTATTLMRRRKCKLIGAPFPIGPDGSRAWVEKICSVFGVTPQGLEEREAQIWASLEDYLQLIRGKSVFFMGDNLLEISLARFLIRCGMTVPEIGIPYMDKRYQAAELALLEKTCHEMGVSLPKIVEKPDNYNQIQRIKDLQPDLVITGMAHANPLEARGINTKWSVEFTFAQIHGFTNARDILELVTRPLRRNNNLKDLGWEKLVKEEAKV